TATTCAAAAAGAAATTGATTTTGACAGCACTCCAGATACTAATTCTGATAATCCAACATCTATTAGTTTTGAACCTAATATTGGAATAGGATTTAAGTATAAAAGTATATATATAGATTATGCACTAACCAATGTAGGTGCTAGCTCAGGAGTTAATTATTCTAATGTATTTTCTCTAAAAATAGAGATTAATGAATTCAGATAATGAAGTATATATATTTATTAATATTTTCATTCACCATCACCCTTTTTGCACAACAAAAAACTGAATTATCAGACCAAGCAGAAGTGAGTATTTTAACTTGTGCTCCTGGACAAAATGAATTATATGCAGCTTTTGGTCATAGTGCCATTAGAGTAAAAGATCCTGTTCATCAATTGGACAGAGTTTACAACTATGGAACTTTTGATTTTAACAAACCAAACTTTTATCTAAACTTTTGTAGAGGATTACTACTTTACCAAGTAAGTAGTTATAATTTCAAGTATTTTCCTTATGAATACTACAAAGAAAAAAGATGGATAAAAGCTCAAACCTTAAATTTTACTAAAGCAGAAAATCAACAAATATTTGATTATTTAGAGTGGAATGTGCTTCCTCAAAACAAAGATTATCAGTACGATTTTTTTTATGATAACTGCGCCACTAAAATGCATGAGGTAATAGAAAAAAGTATAGGTAAAATTGATTTTGATTACAGCGATTTCCCAAAAGATTTAACTCATAGAAATTTAATCCATCAATATTTAGCTAAAAATTCATGGTCTAAATTTGGAATTGATTTGGCATTAGGTGCTGTTATAGATAAAAAAGCTACTTTAAAACAATATATGTTCTTGCCTGATTTTATTTATTTAGGATTAAAGGACAGTAAAATCAACGGAAAAAAAATAATTGATAAAGAAAGTTTTATTCTTCCTGATTATAAATTAGACAAGCCTAAAACCAACTTTTTACTTAGTCCTTTGTTTTTATCTTTACTCTTAATTTTTATTACATATTATTTAAGAATCTTTAATAAAAACACTAAAATTTGGTTTAACAGCTTAGCAATTACTTTTGGAGTATTAGGTATCGTAATCTTTAGTTTGTGGTTTTTAACCGAACACAGTACAACCAAAATGAATATGAATTTATTATGGGCAAACCCTGTATTACTTGCTTATCCGTTCCTTAAAGGGCTGTGGAAAAAAAGAATCTGTTATTTAGGTCTCCTATTTTTAAGCGGCTTTTTATTAGTAGCCGTTTTAGGATTTCAACAATTTGATTTAAGTTTTTATATACTTGCCAGTTGTTTGGTTCCTATATACTTAAAACCTTTATTGACCTTTAAAATATAAAACCGTATTCATGGTTTTAATAACTATTTTAAAATCTATAAAAAGTCCTCTTTTTTTAATGTAATACAAATCGTATCTAAGTTTCTTTTTTTGTTCTTCAATAGAAGAAGCATAAGGATACATTACTTGAGCCCATCCTGTTAAACCTGGTTTAATTACGTGTCTAATCGCATATAAAGGTATTTGCTTTTCTAATTCGCTTACAAACTCAGGACGTTCTGGTCTTGGACCAATTAAACTCATATCTCCTTTTAAAACATTCCAAAACTGAGGAATTTCATCAATTCTTGTTTTTCTTAAAAACTTACCAAACTTAGTTATTCTAGCATCGTTTTTAACTGCCCACTGTGCCCCATTTTTTTCTGCAGACATCACCATAGATCTAAACTTTACTATTTTAAAAGCTCTTCCTTTGGCTCCTACTCTTTCTTGCGTATAAAAAAGCCCCCCTCTGCTTGCTAATAAGTTTCCTATTAAAACAAAAGGAATCAATAACATCATAAAAAATAAGCCTATAAGTCCTGCTAACACATCTAACACCCTCATAAAAAACAAGTATAATCTGTTGTGATGGTTTTCACTAAAATTAAAATACTTATAAAAATGTTGAGTTAAATTCTTTTCGGGTACACAAAAAGTAACCCTTTCTATATAGTCTTCGTAACTTAAAATGTTAATTCCTTGTTCAAAATAATAAGCTAATTTTTGATTTAAATTGTATTCATCTTCTTTAGAAAAACCTTTTAAAGAAACTATTAGTTCTTTGATGTCATTTTTTTCTATAATCTCATTAATATCGGTTGTTTTTATATCTAAAAAACCATCTGAATTAGCTAATTTATTTTCGCTTACATAGCCATACATTGCATTGTCTTTAGAATGATGGCTTACGTGATAAATTAAGTCTTTTAACATATTATCATCACCACAAATCAGCAAAACATATTTATAAAATTGTTTTTTAGCTACGGTAAAAATGTAAATGTTTCTCCAAATAAAAACTGAAAAGAAAATACAAAGCAAAAAAATTAAAATATCAATTCTATTTGCTGGTAAAACAGGAGTTAAAAAAGGAGTGTATAAATAGGTTACGCCACAAGTAATGGTAACAGCAAATAAGTTTCTAACCGTTTTAAATCTACTAGCTGTATCTACTAAATTATACATTTCAAAAACCTGAGCGGCTATTAAATAGTACGCCAATAAAGTAATTGTATTTTTAGAAAAAGGTGCGTAAAGTATATTGATATACTTAAAATTTAAAAATTGATTACATAAAACCAACCCTAAACCTAAAGCTAATACATCTATAATTCTTAGCAGAACAATTCTTTCTGATACGTATAATTTTGTATTCGGAATCATATTAAAATCTTATAAAACAAAGGTAGTAAACTACCTGTTTTTTATTTTTAAACAAATGTTACACATTACCCAAAAGGTAGCGCTAAAAAAACTTTTTTTCTCTACTTCTCTATAAAGTTTCCAATTCCATTTTATCATTTCTGTTTTTTTAGCTGACATTGAAAAATTTCTAAGTCTATAAGTAGCTAAAATCTCTTGTAAACCATAAGCAAAATCAATCTTTTTTAAAATACTTAACCACAAGGCATAGTCTTGTCTTTTTCTAATATTAGGCATGTAAACCTTTCCTATTTTCTCTTGATTATAAATAGCAGTTAAACAACCAATTTTATTAGATGACAACATATTTCTATAATTCAATTTCTGATGAGCTTTTACCACTTCATTTAACAACTCACCAGACTCATTCATTCTTTGATAAGATGTAAAACTAAGAGCATAATTATTCTCCACCATAAAACTAATTTGTTTTTCTAATTTATATGGCAACCAAACATCATCACTATCTAAAAAAGCAATAAAAGTCCCTTTAGCCTCTTTAATTGAATTATTTCTAGCAACTGCAGCTCCAGAATTATTTATTTTAAACAATTTAATTCTATTGTCTTTACTAATAAAATCTTCAATAATTTTAATAGAATGATCTGTAGAACCATCATCGGTTATCAACATTTCCCAATGCTCATAAGTTTGATTCTGAACACTTTTAATTGTTTCAGCAATAAAACTTTCTGAGTTATAGCAAGGAGTAATAATAGAAACTAAGGCGTTTTTCATTATTCGTTGATATTAGAAATAAAACTTTTAAACTTTCCTTGAGTGGATTGCAATGATACATTAACCATTATTTCAACCGCTACATCATTGCTAAAATACTTTTTTATCTCTTCTTTTAGTAAATTGATTTTATGGTCGTCCATAGATTGCTCAATACAAAACTCTAACAAACCTTTTTTATTTTGAATTACTTGATAGTTTAACTTTAAACCATTGTTTTTAACCAAGTTTTTAAAAATATAATAAAAATATAAACTAGGGTAAATTTCTTTATATCCGTAGACATTAGATCCTACTCTACCCGTAACTTCTTTTAAAATTCTATGTTTTTTTCCACAAGTACAAAGCTCTTCTTTTGGAGCTAATTGTATATAATCTCCTAATTGATATCTAATTACAGGAAAAGATTTCATTTGTAAATTGGTCACTAAAATTTCATCATTTACCTCTTCTACCAACACCCCTTCCATGTTGATGTGCATTTTCCCTTTAGGACATTCAAAAGCTATAATTCCAGACTCCGTAGCCCCATATTCACTAATTATTTTTAAACCAAAAGCCTTTTGCACTTCTTCTTGATAAGTATCAAATATCTTTTCAGAGGTTCCTTTTATCATTTTTAAACCTTTAGGCTTTGCTAAACTTCTTTCATTAATCAGCTTTGCTGTTTGGAACAACATAGATGAATATCCGTGAATATATTTTGCGTTTTTTAATTTAGAAACAAACTGCTCAAAAGATTTTTTTTCATAACTGAATATTCTAAATCTGTGCTGTAAAAAATCTAAAATTTTGGTTTTAACTTTTTCCTTAAAAGAAAAATTAAATCCCCAAAAATAACCGTTTTTATCCCATGGGTTTACATTATACCAGGAGTATCCTCTAAAAATTGCAGCCCTATTAAAAGAATCTGCCTCTTCATTTCTGTTAAATACTAACGATTCTCCGGAACTACCAGATGTAGTGGCTTTGATTAGTTTTTTAAAATCATATTGGGTATGAATTTCTTGAGTATGATCCAATAATGTTCTTTTAGTGATTACAGGAACTTTATCAATATCTTTTAGTGATTTTACATCGGCTACAGAAAATTGATGATCTTTAAAATGCTTTTTATAAAACGGAGAATGATCATTGGCAAATTGCAATAATTCTTTCAACCTCTTTAATTGATACGCTTCTAAATCTTCTAAAGACCACGATTCACTTTGTTTTAAAAAAGAAAACCATGAATTAATTGAAGGATTCCTCAATTGTTGTCCTAACTTAAATATCAACTTATAAAACATTTACACTAAAATTTTAAACCATTGATATTTTACTACTTCCCAATCCATCATTTCTACCTTTTTCCTACCTTTTACAGAAAAATGATTTGCTATTTTTTTATCGTTTAACAAAGTTATAATAGCATTTTTCATTTCTATAATATTATTAGGTTCCACTAAAAACCCATCTTCTTTATCTTTTATCAAATAAGGAATTCCACCTACATTAGTAGATACAATTGGCAAACCTAAAGCCATTGTTTCTATAATACTTACTGGAGTATTATCAATATTTGTTGTATTGATAAACACATCATAATCTTTAGATATTTTATGCCATTCTTGTTTTGGTAAAACGCCAGTAATCACAACACTATTTTCTATATTTAATTCTTTTAACCTTGTTTTTACTTTATTTAAAGTACCATCTCTATCTGGCCCTACCATACATAATGTAGCTTTAGGATATGTATTTTTTAATTCAAACAACACCTCTATAGCCATTACAGGATTATAAATCTCTGCAAAAGCTCTAACATACAACAAATTGGGTGATAGCACCTCTCTTTCTTTAAATAGATATTCTGAAATATGAATGGTATTTGGAATTAAAACACTTTCATAATCGTGTTTTTTAAATACTGTTTGTAAAAAAGCCGATGGAGAAATATTTACATAGGCATTATTAAAAATTTTAGCACATAATTTAGGACTATTAATCAACCTCTTTGGTAAATTTCCTCCATGTAAAATCGGAATATATTTTGTTTTAAAAACCCTAGAAAGTTGAGATGTAACAAGAGCGTAATAAAAAGCCGAAGTACTAAAAACATCTATCAAAATATAGTCAACTTTTTTAGCGTGAATCATCACTGCCAAAATCATATCTAACAATCTTAAAATTTGATTTTTTTTAGAAGAGGAACTAATCACCTCAAAACCTTCATTTATTAAATTTTGTTTTAAGGTTGCATAAGCACTGTGATATTTTGATTGACCAGATAAGTCATTACCTATATATAATACTCTCATATGCCAGAAGTTGCTAATTCTTCATCATACTCTTCGTCTTCGTAAAAATTAATCAAACTCAAACCATAAATAAACCCCGGAAAAGCAATTCGCATGGCTGAATGATTAATCGTTAAAAACCAAAGTGTTGCAAAAGCAATAATAAACCCTTTATATAAAATACCTTGTTTAAAAAAGTTTAAAGTAGATGCGTAAAAAAGTAATAATAAAGAAAACAAACCAATAAGACCATGTTCTTCTAGTAGTCTACTCATTTCATTGTGAGAAGCTCCTGTGATATGTCCATCATACTCTTCTTGTCTTAAATATTTACCAGAACCTACCCCAATACCAAAAACAGGATTCTCCATAAAAGTTTCTAATTGTTCCTCAAAAATATCTAACCTTCCAGATGAAATATCTTGTTTTTGTTCACCCAAAGAATTTTTACCTAAATATCTATTCTCTAACATTCCTCCAGTAACATTGGTACTATACACCCAAATGGTTATTAAAAAAAGTAGCATAATACCTAGATATTTTAGTAAAAAAACAAGTTTTCCTCTAGCCACTAAATAAAATAGAGATAATACAAAAAAAGCCATAAATCCTGTTAAAATACCACCTCTAGAAAAAGTTAACAAACCTCTATAAATTAAATAAAACAACAGGAAAACATCTACATAAATAGATCCTGTAATTTTTCCTTTTAACAATAACAAAGTGGCTAATAAAAAAATTCCAAAACCTAAAGCTGTTGCTACTTGATTGGGACCAAACCCTCCTGAAGCTTCAAAATTTGCCGTAGAACCAAAGGTAATTTCTTTAAGACTTGGCGTTCTAAAATACAACAAGGTTAACATAGACATAATAGGTAATAAAGTAAAAAACAAGACCTCTTTAAACCTATTGTATTCTATTGTTCTATTATAAAAATACATTGCCGAAACCCCTAAAGAAATAGGACCACTTAAATTAAAAATCACCGCTTTTCTTAAGGAGGCATCTGCTGGAATATCAGAAAAAGCAACCCCTACTAATAATAATAAAATATACAGCCAAAACACCACAGGAACACCTCTAGAATGTTTTTCTACCACCATTCCTGTAAACAGGAAAAGAATTGTTATATACTTAATCATTTCCCATGAAATGGTCCCTCCTGTCATTCTTAACAAAACCTCAGCACTAACAAAATAAGCCGTCCATAGAAAAGCTTCATTATTTTTATTTTTACTAGAAACAATGTCTATCAAAGCATAGATCATAACCAAAACAGCTACCACTTTTGGAATTATAGACACCGTTAGCAGAAACCCTGCTAATAAGTGTAAAATAACCAACAAAAGTCTGTTCTTTAACATGCTTGATATATTTTTATCAATGAAGATAAATACGAATTCTCCGAATAATGAT
Above is a genomic segment from Wenyingzhuangia fucanilytica containing:
- a CDS encoding DUF4105 domain-containing protein; the encoded protein is MKYIYLLIFSFTITLFAQQKTELSDQAEVSILTCAPGQNELYAAFGHSAIRVKDPVHQLDRVYNYGTFDFNKPNFYLNFCRGLLLYQVSSYNFKYFPYEYYKEKRWIKAQTLNFTKAENQQIFDYLEWNVLPQNKDYQYDFFYDNCATKMHEVIEKSIGKIDFDYSDFPKDLTHRNLIHQYLAKNSWSKFGIDLALGAVIDKKATLKQYMFLPDFIYLGLKDSKINGKKIIDKESFILPDYKLDKPKTNFLLSPLFLSLLLIFITYYLRIFNKNTKIWFNSLAITFGVLGIVIFSLWFLTEHSTTKMNMNLLWANPVLLAYPFLKGLWKKRICYLGLLFLSGFLLVAVLGFQQFDLSFYILASCLVPIYLKPLLTFKI
- a CDS encoding exopolysaccharide biosynthesis polyprenyl glycosylphosphotransferase; the encoded protein is MIPNTKLYVSERIVLLRIIDVLALGLGLVLCNQFLNFKYINILYAPFSKNTITLLAYYLIAAQVFEMYNLVDTASRFKTVRNLFAVTITCGVTYLYTPFLTPVLPANRIDILIFLLCIFFSVFIWRNIYIFTVAKKQFYKYVLLICGDDNMLKDLIYHVSHHSKDNAMYGYVSENKLANSDGFLDIKTTDINEIIEKNDIKELIVSLKGFSKEDEYNLNQKLAYYFEQGINILSYEDYIERVTFCVPEKNLTQHFYKYFNFSENHHNRLYLFFMRVLDVLAGLIGLFFMMLLIPFVLIGNLLASRGGLFYTQERVGAKGRAFKIVKFRSMVMSAEKNGAQWAVKNDARITKFGKFLRKTRIDEIPQFWNVLKGDMSLIGPRPERPEFVSELEKQIPLYAIRHVIKPGLTGWAQVMYPYASSIEEQKKKLRYDLYYIKKRGLFIDFKIVIKTMNTVLYFKGQ
- a CDS encoding glycosyltransferase family 2 protein, which translates into the protein MKNALVSIITPCYNSESFIAETIKSVQNQTYEHWEMLITDDGSTDHSIKIIEDFISKDNRIKLFKINNSGAAVARNNSIKEAKGTFIAFLDSDDVWLPYKLEKQISFMVENNYALSFTSYQRMNESGELLNEVVKAHQKLNYRNMLSSNKIGCLTAIYNQEKIGKVYMPNIRKRQDYALWLSILKKIDFAYGLQEILATYRLRNFSMSAKKTEMIKWNWKLYREVEKKSFFSATFWVMCNICLKIKNR
- a CDS encoding phenylacetate--CoA ligase family protein → MFYKLIFKLGQQLRNPSINSWFSFLKQSESWSLEDLEAYQLKRLKELLQFANDHSPFYKKHFKDHQFSVADVKSLKDIDKVPVITKRTLLDHTQEIHTQYDFKKLIKATTSGSSGESLVFNRNEEADSFNRAAIFRGYSWYNVNPWDKNGYFWGFNFSFKEKVKTKILDFLQHRFRIFSYEKKSFEQFVSKLKNAKYIHGYSSMLFQTAKLINERSLAKPKGLKMIKGTSEKIFDTYQEEVQKAFGLKIISEYGATESGIIAFECPKGKMHINMEGVLVEEVNDEILVTNLQMKSFPVIRYQLGDYIQLAPKEELCTCGKKHRILKEVTGRVGSNVYGYKEIYPSLYFYYIFKNLVKNNGLKLNYQVIQNKKGLLEFCIEQSMDDHKINLLKEEIKKYFSNDVAVEIMVNVSLQSTQGKFKSFISNINE
- a CDS encoding glycosyltransferase family 4 protein; the protein is MRVLYIGNDLSGQSKYHSAYATLKQNLINEGFEVISSSSKKNQILRLLDMILAVMIHAKKVDYILIDVFSTSAFYYALVTSQLSRVFKTKYIPILHGGNLPKRLINSPKLCAKIFNNAYVNISPSAFLQTVFKKHDYESVLIPNTIHISEYLFKEREVLSPNLLYVRAFAEIYNPVMAIEVLFELKNTYPKATLCMVGPDRDGTLNKVKTRLKELNIENSVVITGVLPKQEWHKISKDYDVFINTTNIDNTPVSIIETMALGLPIVSTNVGGIPYLIKDKEDGFLVEPNNIIEMKNAIITLLNDKKIANHFSVKGRKKVEMMDWEVVKYQWFKILV
- a CDS encoding O-antigen ligase family protein codes for the protein MLKNRLLLVILHLLAGFLLTVSIIPKVVAVLVMIYALIDIVSSKNKNNEAFLWTAYFVSAEVLLRMTGGTISWEMIKYITILFLFTGMVVEKHSRGVPVVFWLYILLLLVGVAFSDIPADASLRKAVIFNLSGPISLGVSAMYFYNRTIEYNRFKEVLFFTLLPIMSMLTLLYFRTPSLKEITFGSTANFEASGGFGPNQVATALGFGIFLLATLLLLKGKITGSIYVDVFLLFYLIYRGLLTFSRGGILTGFMAFFVLSLFYLVARGKLVFLLKYLGIMLLFLITIWVYSTNVTGGMLENRYLGKNSLGEQKQDISSGRLDIFEEQLETFMENPVFGIGVGSGKYLRQEEYDGHITGASHNEMSRLLEEHGLIGLFSLLLLFYASTLNFFKQGILYKGFIIAFATLWFLTINHSAMRIAFPGFIYGLSLINFYEDEEYDEELATSGI